A stretch of the Erpetoichthys calabaricus chromosome 3, fErpCal1.3, whole genome shotgun sequence genome encodes the following:
- the LOC127527259 gene encoding uncharacterized protein LOC127527259, producing the protein MISALNVSSICSLPVEGTFICCVSCSMYSSGFPADIVDSFTCQKCLVNLELVGKIRELEDRVRNLIAIRQTENWIDSVCLDNSATSDSASVSPGPTVVSARPKSAAPIQPQGEWVTVRRGSKNPKGSPPAPRSPIRTQNRFSALRSAPVETENKKVLIIGDSIVRNVRIPNYVKPAVNVKCLAGAKISGIEAALDRVADDEVSTLLLLVGTNDIYSQQSEVLKRNFISLCIKAKRKCRNLVVCGPLPRLYRGDVIYSRLHSLHCWLETWCANKSIAFVNNWDDFWERPGFFRRDGLHPNWRGSYVLSLNMAAKLPG; encoded by the coding sequence gttttccggccgacattgtagacagtttcacctgccaaaagtgtttagttaatttagagttggtcgggaaaatacgcgaattggaggaccgcgttaggaacctgatagcgattaggcaaaccgaaaattggatcgactcggtttgtttagacaattcggctacttctgattcggcttcagtctctccaggtcccactgtagtcagtgcacggccaaagtcagcagcaccaattcagccacagggcgagtgggtaacagtaagacgggggtctaagaatccaaaaggtagtcccccggcacccaggtcaccaattcggacccagaacagattctcagcactccgcagcgcgcctgtggaaactgagaataagaaagtgctcataattggcgattccatagtgcggaatgttagaattccaaactatgttaaaccagcagttaatgttaagtgcctcgcaggggccaagatttctggcatagaggccgcattggaccgtgtcgcagacgatgaagtatctaccttattgctgcttgtcggcactaatgatatttattcacagcaatctgaggtattaaagaggaacttcatctctctttgcatcaaagctaaaagaaaatgtcggaatttagttgtatgtggccccttaccaagattatatagaggggatgtgatttatagcagattgcattcccttcactgctggctagaaacctggtgtgcaaacaaaagcatagcgtttgtgaacaattgggatgatttttgggaaaggcctggatttttcagaagagatggtcttcatcctaactggaggggatcttatgtattatccctaaatatggcagcaaaactgcctggttga